Proteins encoded in a region of the Pieris brassicae chromosome 3, ilPieBrab1.1, whole genome shotgun sequence genome:
- the LOC123707029 gene encoding uncharacterized protein LOC123707029 isoform X2 has translation MPLLPFSIYMWVGLLFTFIYEAFSLFVAQHFSAKKIFLTTFGIMITQSQNESNFKSWRIRSVVGWMMLTGLVLDNAYGGGLASTFTVPRYEPSVDTIQDMVDRKVTWAATHDAWVFSLSASQDPLIKQLVRQFHIYEPEELKRLSFTRKVAYSVERLPAGYFAIGEYIDDKAVHHFTILVQDFYYELCVVMMRKSSPYTLQMNKHIGRLHESGLMLAWERQIALSLLNYKVQIEVKLSRSKRDVETIEPISFRLVLGVFVLYGFGVVLATIAFLGEIIWNKRRKSNSRV, from the exons ATGCCACTACTACCATTCAGTATTTATATGTGGGTAGGGCTGCTGTTTACGTTCATTTATGAAGCGTTTTCATTGTTCGTGGCTCAACATTTTTCAGCGAAGAAAATTTTTCTGACGACATTCGGCATCATGATCACGCag TCTCAAAATGAGTCCAATTTCAAGTCGTGGAGGATTCGTAGCGTGGTAGGATGGATGATGCTCACAGGTTTGGTGTTAGATAATGCTTACGGTGGTGGACTGGCATCTACTTTCACAGTACCCAGATATGAACCGTCTGTTGACACTATCCAAGATATGGTGGATAGAAAAGTAACTTGGGCTGCCACTCATGACGCATGGGTGTTTTCGTTGTCAGCGTCCCAAGAC CCATTAATCAAGCAGCTAGTTAGACAGTTCCACATTTATGAGCCGGAAGAGTTGAAACGTCTAAGTTTTACAAGAAAGGTAGCTTACAGTGTTGAGAGACTACCGGCGg GTTATTTCGCAATTGGAGAATACATCGACGATAAAGCAGTTCATCACTTTACAATTCTAGTTCAAGATTTCTACTATGAATTATGTGTGGTTATGATGAGAAAGAGCTCACCTTACACACttcaaatgaataaacatattggCAGGTTACATGAGAGTGGTTTAATGCTAGCTTGGGAAAGACAG ATTGCATTAAGCCTACTAAATTACAAGGTGCAGATTGAGGTAAAATTGTCAAGATCCAAGAGAGATGTCGAAACTATAGAACCTATCAGTTTCCGCCTTGTTCTT GGAGTATTTGTTTTGTACGGCTTCGGAGTGGTTTTGGCTACAATTGCTTTTCTCGGTGAAATAATTTGGAATAAACGAAGAAAATCAAATTCGCGTGTGTAG
- the LOC123707029 gene encoding uncharacterized protein LOC123707029 isoform X3, with protein sequence MMLTGLVLDNAYGGGLASTFTVPRYEPSVDTIQDMVDRKVTWAATHDAWVFSLSASQDPLIKQLVRQFHIYEPEELKRLSFTRKVAYSVERLPAGYFAIGEYIDDKAVHHFTILVQDFYYELCVVMMRKSSPYTLQMNKHIGRLHESGLMLAWERQIALSLLNYKVQIEVKLSRSKRDVETIEPISFRLVLGVFVLYGFGVVLATIAFLGEIIWNKRRKSNSRV encoded by the exons ATGATGCTCACAGGTTTGGTGTTAGATAATGCTTACGGTGGTGGACTGGCATCTACTTTCACAGTACCCAGATATGAACCGTCTGTTGACACTATCCAAGATATGGTGGATAGAAAAGTAACTTGGGCTGCCACTCATGACGCATGGGTGTTTTCGTTGTCAGCGTCCCAAGAC CCATTAATCAAGCAGCTAGTTAGACAGTTCCACATTTATGAGCCGGAAGAGTTGAAACGTCTAAGTTTTACAAGAAAGGTAGCTTACAGTGTTGAGAGACTACCGGCGg GTTATTTCGCAATTGGAGAATACATCGACGATAAAGCAGTTCATCACTTTACAATTCTAGTTCAAGATTTCTACTATGAATTATGTGTGGTTATGATGAGAAAGAGCTCACCTTACACACttcaaatgaataaacatattggCAGGTTACATGAGAGTGGTTTAATGCTAGCTTGGGAAAGACAG ATTGCATTAAGCCTACTAAATTACAAGGTGCAGATTGAGGTAAAATTGTCAAGATCCAAGAGAGATGTCGAAACTATAGAACCTATCAGTTTCCGCCTTGTTCTT GGAGTATTTGTTTTGTACGGCTTCGGAGTGGTTTTGGCTACAATTGCTTTTCTCGGTGAAATAATTTGGAATAAACGAAGAAAATCAAATTCGCGTGTGTAG
- the LOC123707030 gene encoding uncharacterized protein LOC123707030, translating to MLLVPDFFLPIELLLQTLVDQYLKTSYCTTVITETPLKILPQISHRYILLNQSLGDLILDASEAGCSDFIVQISEPKRFFSALDYAIHRGLLRRSDRKIILLPSNNTEDNSLLDVLRMKESSFVVNLLLVLPSPSTHCETFDLVTHKFIGPVENDMPVYLDRWNSCSAFEKHANLFPHDMSKLDGKIVKVTCFTYTPYVLLDLEAEIVPLGRDGVEIRLMDEFCR from the coding sequence ATGTTATTGGTACCCGATTTTTTTCTTCCTATTGAATTACTTTTGCAAACATTAGTAGACCAGTATCTCAAAACTTCTTACTGTACAACAGTTATAACTGAAACGCCGTTGAAAATTTTACCACAGATTTCACATCGCTATATCCTTTTGAATCAGAGCCTTGGGGATCTAATACTGGATGCATCGGAGGCTGGTTGTTCAGACTTTATCGTGCAAATAAGTGAAcctaaaagatttttttccgCTTTGGATTATGCAATACACCGCGGTCTTTTAAGGCGAAGTGACCGAAAGATAATTTTGTTACCATCAAACAATACTGAGGATAATTCGCTTCTAGATGTGTTGAGAATGAAAGAAAGTAGTTTTGTTGTCAATCTTCTTCTGGTGCTGCCTTCTCCTTCGACTCATTGCGAAACATTCGATTTGGTTACGCATAAATTTATTGGTCCAGTTGAAAACGATATGCCTGTATATCTGGATCGTTGGAATTCTTGTTCGGCGTTTGAAAAACATGCGAACCTATTTCCTCATGATATGTCTAAGTTGGATGGTAAAATTGTCAAAGTAACCTGTTTTACCTATACACCGTACGTACTTTTGGATTTGGAGGCTGAAATAGTGCCCCTCGGCCGAGATGGTGTTGAGATCAGGTTAATGGACGAGTTTTGTAGGTAA
- the LOC123707029 gene encoding uncharacterized protein LOC123707029 isoform X1, which translates to MYALKYAIQFQVILHNTNNNFFRWVNCTIEIIGDNGEEWGEVYENFTGLGVLGNVVEDRADFGITALYSWYEEFLYMDFSGYGVRTSVTCIAPSPRLLASWTMPLLPFSIYMWVGLLFTFIYEAFSLFVAQHFSAKKIFLTTFGIMITQSQNESNFKSWRIRSVVGWMMLTGLVLDNAYGGGLASTFTVPRYEPSVDTIQDMVDRKVTWAATHDAWVFSLSASQDPLIKQLVRQFHIYEPEELKRLSFTRKVAYSVERLPAGYFAIGEYIDDKAVHHFTILVQDFYYELCVVMMRKSSPYTLQMNKHIGRLHESGLMLAWERQIALSLLNYKVQIEVKLSRSKRDVETIEPISFRLVLGVFVLYGFGVVLATIAFLGEIIWNKRRKSNSRV; encoded by the exons ATGTATGCTCTAAAATACGCAATCCAATTTCAAGTAATCCtacataatactaataataatttcttcagGTGGGTTAACTGCACCATAGAAATAATAGGTGATAACGGTGAAGAATGGGGTGAGGTGTACGAGAATTTTACAGGTTTGGGTGTACTTGGTAATGTAGTTGAGGATCGTGCTGATTTTGGAATAA cTGCTTTATATTCTTGGTATGAGGAATTTCTTTATATGGATTTTTCCGGTTATGGTGTACGTACCTCTGTTACATGCATAGCTCCATCTCcaag aCTTTTAGCAAGTTGGACAATGCCACTACTACCATTCAGTATTTATATGTGGGTAGGGCTGCTGTTTACGTTCATTTATGAAGCGTTTTCATTGTTCGTGGCTCAACATTTTTCAGCGAAGAAAATTTTTCTGACGACATTCGGCATCATGATCACGCag TCTCAAAATGAGTCCAATTTCAAGTCGTGGAGGATTCGTAGCGTGGTAGGATGGATGATGCTCACAGGTTTGGTGTTAGATAATGCTTACGGTGGTGGACTGGCATCTACTTTCACAGTACCCAGATATGAACCGTCTGTTGACACTATCCAAGATATGGTGGATAGAAAAGTAACTTGGGCTGCCACTCATGACGCATGGGTGTTTTCGTTGTCAGCGTCCCAAGAC CCATTAATCAAGCAGCTAGTTAGACAGTTCCACATTTATGAGCCGGAAGAGTTGAAACGTCTAAGTTTTACAAGAAAGGTAGCTTACAGTGTTGAGAGACTACCGGCGg GTTATTTCGCAATTGGAGAATACATCGACGATAAAGCAGTTCATCACTTTACAATTCTAGTTCAAGATTTCTACTATGAATTATGTGTGGTTATGATGAGAAAGAGCTCACCTTACACACttcaaatgaataaacatattggCAGGTTACATGAGAGTGGTTTAATGCTAGCTTGGGAAAGACAG ATTGCATTAAGCCTACTAAATTACAAGGTGCAGATTGAGGTAAAATTGTCAAGATCCAAGAGAGATGTCGAAACTATAGAACCTATCAGTTTCCGCCTTGTTCTT GGAGTATTTGTTTTGTACGGCTTCGGAGTGGTTTTGGCTACAATTGCTTTTCTCGGTGAAATAATTTGGAATAAACGAAGAAAATCAAATTCGCGTGTGTAG
- the LOC123707031 gene encoding protein THEM6, which translates to MYSIIVSIIALAYIFWDVNYFLRIAFTIGIGRLFKKKCSIKDSTTIYGFCTTQDVDIFLRHMNNARYVRELDFARFHFYDATGIYKNIKAVDGHALQGASTIRYRRTIPIFTPYKVETKLLYWEDKTMFIEQKFVTFDGFVRAIVLSRQNLINVDADTLLKNIPGAESRPECPEEIKHWLDAIEISSARLRKKD; encoded by the exons atgtacAGCATTATCGTGTCTATTATAGCTTTAGCCTATATATTCTGGGatgttaattactttttacgAATCGCTTTCACTATTGGAATTGGAAGATTGTTCAAGAAGAAATGCAGTATAAAGGATTCCACTACAATTTATG GTTTTTGCACAACTCAAGATGTAGATATTTTCCTAAGACACATGAACAATGCGCGATACGTACGAGAACTCGACTTTGCCAGGTTCCACTTCTATGACGCTACTggaatttacaaaaatattaaagcagTCGACGGGCACGCGTTGCAAGGTGCATCCACTATTAGATATCGACGAACGATTCCTATATTCACACCATACAAAGTTGAAACAAAG TTGTTGTACTGGGAAGACAAAACTATGTTCATTGAACAAAAGTTCGTTACATTCGATGGCTTTGTCCGCGCTATCGTGCTGTCACGTCAGAATCTGATAAATGTTGACGCCGACACGCTACTGAAGAACATCCCGGGAGCTGAGAGCAGACCAGAATGTCCAGAAGAAATTAAACACTGGCTAGATGCCATTGAAATATCAAGCGCAAGATTAAGGAAGAAggattag
- the LOC123707027 gene encoding carboxypeptidase E-like encodes MAYFYIVFLALLVACSGLVSSTFVWKHHNNEELPLVLEEIHEKCPNITRVYALTEPSVRNVPLYVIEFSDSPGFHQPYKPEVKYVGNIHGNEVLGRELLLGLADYLCERYLNHDRKIKTLIHTTRIHLLPAMNPDGWQLSTETGAKDYLIGRNNNHSVDLNRNFPDLDAITFELERQGINHNNHLLRDVTRLTAPVEPETRAVIRWMMAIPFVLSAALHGGDLVANYPYDESRSGAPVSEYSASPDDDTFRDLAMTYAESHADMADPQRQGCRVSNSDDSTSYNFGKQGGVTNGAAWYSLKGGMQDFSYLATNAFEVTLELGCKKYPPTEELEEEWHKNREALLAFIWKAHIGIKGIVGDDSGFIKNAIVSVVNITGPVPRPIRHDITTGDYGDYYRLLTPGHYEVTAIHPGYFPVSRVVTVPHHQTAARILNFKLEPKTSWFDDYTYGSFPYGLHDGQPRIYKRSLYEQVTNMMLEKKDTKH; translated from the exons atggcgtatttttacattgtatttttGGCATTATTAGTTGCCTGCAGTGGGTTAGTTTCTTCAACATTCGTGTGGAAACATCACAATAATGAGGAGTTACCCTTAGTTTTGGAAGAAATTCACGAAAAGTGCCCAAATATTACAAGAGTGTATGCATTAACCGAACCATCTGTTAGAAATGTTCCCCTTTATGTTATTGAGTTTTCTGATAGCCCTGGTTTCCATCAACCAT ATAAGCCAGAAGTAAAGTATGTTGGTAACATTCATGGCAATGAAGTACTTGGCCGGGAGCTTTTGCTGGGTCTCGCAGATTACCTTTGCGAACGATACCTAAACCACGATCGCAAAATTAAAACCCTCATCCATACCACCCGGATTCATTTGCTGCCAGCAATGAACCCAGATGGATGGCAGCTATCTACTGAAACG ggGGCAAAAGATTATCTCATTGGCCGTAACAACAATCACTCTGTGGATTTAAACAGAAATTTTCCTGATCTTGACGCAATTACATTCGAGTTGGAACGCCAAGGAATTAATCACAACAATCATTTATTAAGAGATGTCACTCGCCTGACCGCACCG gtGGAACCCGAGACTCGGGCTGTAATAAGATGGATGATGGCAATACCATTCGTGCTTAGCGCTGCGCTTCATGGTGGAGATTTGGTTGCCAATTATCCGTATGATGAAAGCAGGAGTGGGGCTCCTGTTTCAGAGTACTCAGCCAGTCCTGATGATGATACTTTCAG GGACTTAGCGATGACATACGCCGAGTCCCACGCAGATATGGCAGACCCACAAAGGCAGGGATGCCGTGTCTCCAACAGTGACGATTCAACCTCATACAACTTCGGAAAACAGGGTGGAGTTACTAACGGGGCGGCTTGGTACAGCTTGAAAGGGG GTATGCAAGATTTCAGTTACTTAGCAACCAATGCATTCGAAGTGACCCTAGAACTCGGTTGTAAGAAATATCCACCAACGGAAGAGTTAGAAGAAGAATGGCACAAAAATCGCGAAGCATTGCTTGCGTTTATATGGAAAGCGCATATTGGGATAAAAGGGATAGTTGGGGATGACTctggatttattaaaaacgcGATCGTATCTGTGGTGAATATTACGGGACCGGTGCCGAGACCAATTCGACATGACATAACTACAG GTGACTACGGGGACTACTACCGCCTCCTGACCCCGGGCCATTACGAGGTGACCGCAATCCATCCCGGATACTTCCCTGTGTCACGAGTGGTTACAGTACCGCATCATCAGACCGCTGCCAGGATCCTAAACTTCAAGTTAGAG CCAAAGACGAGTTGGTTCGACGACTACACGTACGGATCATTCCCGTACGGACTCCACGATGGTCAGCCAAGGATTTATAAGCGATCCCTTTACGAACAAGTCACCAACATGATGCTAGAGAAAAAGGACACGAAAcattag